The following proteins come from a genomic window of Acinonyx jubatus isolate Ajub_Pintada_27869175 chromosome C1, VMU_Ajub_asm_v1.0, whole genome shotgun sequence:
- the BCAR3 gene encoding breast cancer anti-estrogen resistance protein 3 isoform X2, whose translation MPKECNAFHALSAALCCFYHRKSFLGAKFSKERHVMDRTPERLKKELEEELLLSGEDLRSHAWYHGRIPRQVSENLVQRDGDFLVRDSLSSPGNFVLTCQWKNLAQHFKIHRTVLRLSEAYSRVQYQFETESFDSIPGLVRCYVGNRRPISQQSGAIIFQPINRTVPLRCLEERYGTSPGRAREGSLAEGRSDVGKRLSLTMGGLHAREQSSTRGNLLRNKEKSGSQPACLDHMQDRRALSLKAHQSESYLPIGCKLPPQSPGVDTSPCPNSPVFRTGSEPTLSPAVVRRVSSDARAGEALRGSDSQLCPKPPPKPCKAPVLKAPPSPSTWLNSEANYCELNPGFAAGCDRGTRPPLCAQDSYVELLTAKQNGAPGPRNSGINYLTLDDDVGAGPWEAPATQKDQGQEDEVEFVPPRLETASSFRPNDFESKLLPPENKPLETAMLKRAKELFTNNDPKVIAQHMLSMDCVVARILEVSEEMRKNMGVSSGLELITLPYGHQLRLDIIERHNTMAIGIAVDILGCTGSLEDRAATLNRIIQVAVELKDSMGDLYSFSAIMKALEMPQITRLEKTWTALRHQYTQTAILYEKQLKPFSKILHEGRESTCVPPNKISVPLLMPLVTLMERQEVTFEGTDMWEKNDESCEIMLNHLATARLMAEAADSYRMNAERILEGFQPDEEMSEIFKTEFQMRLLWGSKGAQVNQTERYEKFNQILTALSRKLEPPPVKQAEL comes from the exons GTGTCAGAAAACCTCGTGCAGCGAGATGGCGACTTCCTGGTTCGTGACTCTCTGTCCAGCCCCGGAAACTTTGTCCTGACCTGTCAGTGGAAGAACCTCGCTCAGCACTTCAAGATCCACCGGACGGTCCTGCGGCTCAGTGAGGCCTACAGCCGCGTGCAGTACCAGTTTGAGACGGAGAGCTTCGACTCCATCCCTGGCCTGGTGCGCTGCTACGTGGGCAACCGCCGGCCCATCTCCCAGCAGAGCGGAGCCATCATCTTCCAGCCCATCAACAGGACGGTGCCCCTGCGGTGCCTGGAGGAGCGCTACGGCACCTCCCCAGGCCGAGCCCGGGAGGGCAGCCTGGCCGAGGGCAGGTCCGACGTGGGCAAGAGGCTGAGCCTCACCATGGGCGGCCTCCACGCCCGGGAGCAGAGCTCGACCAGGGGAAACCTCCTCAG AAATAAGGAGAAGAGCGGTagccagccagcctgcctggATCACATGCAGGACAGAAGAGCCTTATCCCTCAAAGCCCACCAGTCGGAAAGTTACCTGCCAATTG GCTGTAAGTTGCCCCCTCAATCCCCAGGCGTGGACACAAGCCCCTGCCCAAACTCACCCGTTTTCAGGACGGGCAGTGAGCCCACCCTGAGCCCGGCGGTGGTTCGGAGGGTCTCCTCGGACGCGAGGGCAGGGGAGGCTCTAAGGGGCTCAGACAGCCAGCTGTGCCCCAAACCACCCCCCAAGCCCTGCAAGGCACCTGTCCTCAAGGCTCCCCCGTCTCCATCTACCTGGCTCAACTCTGAGGCCAACTACTGTGAACTGAACCCAGGCTTTGCTGCAGGCTGTGACAGGGGAACAAGGcctcccctctgtgcccaggACAGCTACGTGGAGCTGCTAACGGCCAAGCAGAATGGGGCGCCAGGGCCCCGGAACTCTGGCATCAACTACTTGACCCTTGATGATGATGTTGGGGCTGGGCCTTGGGAGGCACCGGCCACCCAGAAGGACCAGGGGCAGGAGGACGAGGTAGAGTTTGTGCCGCCCCGACTGGAGACTGCCTCCTCATTCAGACCCAATGACTTCGAGTCAAAGCTCCTTCCTCCCGAGAACAAGCCCCTGGAAACAGCAATGCTGAAGCGAGCAAAAGAACTGTTCACCAACAATGACCCCAAGGTCATCGCCCAGCACATGCTGAGCATGGACTGCGTG GTCGCTAGGATACTTGAAGTCTCCGAAGAGATGAGGAAGAACATGGGTGTGagctcagggctggaactcattaCCTTGCCATATGGCCACCAGCTGCGCCTGGACATAATTGAAAG ACACAACACGATGGCCATCGGCATCGCAGTGGACATTCTGGGCTGCACGGGCTCTTTGGAGGACCGAGCAGCCACCCTCAATAGGATCATCCAGGTGGCGGTGGAACTGAAAGACTCCATGGGGGACCTCTATTCTTTCTCGGCCATCATGAAAGCCCTGGAAATGCCACAG ATCACAAGATTAGAAAAAACATGGACTGCCCTCCGGCACCAATACACCCAGACCGCCATCCTCTATGAGAAACAGCTGAAGCCTTTCAGCAAAATCCTGCATGAAGGCAGAG AGTCTACGTGTGTTCCCCCCAACAAAATATCAGTCCCACTATTGATGCCTCTTGTGACCTTAATGGAGCGCCAGGAGGTCACTTTTGAAGGAACTGacatgtgggaaaaaaatgacGAAAGCTGTGAGATTATGCTGAACCACTTGGCAACAGCCCGTCTCATGGCAGAGGCTGCAGACAGCTACCGGATGAATGCCGAGAGGATCTTGGAAG GTTTTCAAccagatgaagaaatgagtgaaatCTTCAAGACTGAATTTCAAATGCGATTGCTATGGGGCAGCAAAGGTGCACAAGTCAATCAGACAGAAAGATATGAGAAATTCAACCAGATTTTAACTGCCCTCTCACGTAAATTGGAACCTCCTCCAGTAAAGCAGGCAGAGCTTTGA
- the BCAR3 gene encoding breast cancer anti-estrogen resistance protein 3 isoform X4 has translation MQDRRALSLKAHQSESYLPIGCKLPPQSPGVDTSPCPNSPVFRTGSEPTLSPAVVRRVSSDARAGEALRGSDSQLCPKPPPKPCKAPVLKAPPSPSTWLNSEANYCELNPGFAAGCDRGTRPPLCAQDSYVELLTAKQNGAPGPRNSGINYLTLDDDVGAGPWEAPATQKDQGQEDEVEFVPPRLETASSFRPNDFESKLLPPENKPLETAMLKRAKELFTNNDPKVIAQHMLSMDCVVARILEVSEEMRKNMGVSSGLELITLPYGHQLRLDIIERHNTMAIGIAVDILGCTGSLEDRAATLNRIIQVAVELKDSMGDLYSFSAIMKALEMPQITRLEKTWTALRHQYTQTAILYEKQLKPFSKILHEGRESTCVPPNKISVPLLMPLVTLMERQEVTFEGTDMWEKNDESCEIMLNHLATARLMAEAADSYRMNAERILEGFQPDEEMSEIFKTEFQMRLLWGSKGAQVNQTERYEKFNQILTALSRKLEPPPVKQAEL, from the exons ATGCAGGACAGAAGAGCCTTATCCCTCAAAGCCCACCAGTCGGAAAGTTACCTGCCAATTG GCTGTAAGTTGCCCCCTCAATCCCCAGGCGTGGACACAAGCCCCTGCCCAAACTCACCCGTTTTCAGGACGGGCAGTGAGCCCACCCTGAGCCCGGCGGTGGTTCGGAGGGTCTCCTCGGACGCGAGGGCAGGGGAGGCTCTAAGGGGCTCAGACAGCCAGCTGTGCCCCAAACCACCCCCCAAGCCCTGCAAGGCACCTGTCCTCAAGGCTCCCCCGTCTCCATCTACCTGGCTCAACTCTGAGGCCAACTACTGTGAACTGAACCCAGGCTTTGCTGCAGGCTGTGACAGGGGAACAAGGcctcccctctgtgcccaggACAGCTACGTGGAGCTGCTAACGGCCAAGCAGAATGGGGCGCCAGGGCCCCGGAACTCTGGCATCAACTACTTGACCCTTGATGATGATGTTGGGGCTGGGCCTTGGGAGGCACCGGCCACCCAGAAGGACCAGGGGCAGGAGGACGAGGTAGAGTTTGTGCCGCCCCGACTGGAGACTGCCTCCTCATTCAGACCCAATGACTTCGAGTCAAAGCTCCTTCCTCCCGAGAACAAGCCCCTGGAAACAGCAATGCTGAAGCGAGCAAAAGAACTGTTCACCAACAATGACCCCAAGGTCATCGCCCAGCACATGCTGAGCATGGACTGCGTG GTCGCTAGGATACTTGAAGTCTCCGAAGAGATGAGGAAGAACATGGGTGTGagctcagggctggaactcattaCCTTGCCATATGGCCACCAGCTGCGCCTGGACATAATTGAAAG ACACAACACGATGGCCATCGGCATCGCAGTGGACATTCTGGGCTGCACGGGCTCTTTGGAGGACCGAGCAGCCACCCTCAATAGGATCATCCAGGTGGCGGTGGAACTGAAAGACTCCATGGGGGACCTCTATTCTTTCTCGGCCATCATGAAAGCCCTGGAAATGCCACAG ATCACAAGATTAGAAAAAACATGGACTGCCCTCCGGCACCAATACACCCAGACCGCCATCCTCTATGAGAAACAGCTGAAGCCTTTCAGCAAAATCCTGCATGAAGGCAGAG AGTCTACGTGTGTTCCCCCCAACAAAATATCAGTCCCACTATTGATGCCTCTTGTGACCTTAATGGAGCGCCAGGAGGTCACTTTTGAAGGAACTGacatgtgggaaaaaaatgacGAAAGCTGTGAGATTATGCTGAACCACTTGGCAACAGCCCGTCTCATGGCAGAGGCTGCAGACAGCTACCGGATGAATGCCGAGAGGATCTTGGAAG GTTTTCAAccagatgaagaaatgagtgaaatCTTCAAGACTGAATTTCAAATGCGATTGCTATGGGGCAGCAAAGGTGCACAAGTCAATCAGACAGAAAGATATGAGAAATTCAACCAGATTTTAACTGCCCTCTCACGTAAATTGGAACCTCCTCCAGTAAAGCAGGCAGAGCTTTGA